The Drosophila biarmipes strain raj3 chromosome 2L, RU_DBia_V1.1, whole genome shotgun sequence genome has a window encoding:
- the LOC108032819 gene encoding uncharacterized protein LOC108032819 — protein sequence MKSDNFRLIAEVAKRRCLWDTNLAMAYRNQEAAAQWAAVAQILQQDVTLCKKRFKGMRDSYRAEVRKIQQQRIQMSHWTYFRSLEFMRHLFDPEHLVPFPPEVYDLDAEQQEDCDSTRLVDFAIDVDLENDDSVDFEIIGDIFKRESSVPQDSGSDGGSLIKPLEPRSPATQDLSPTLPSPMHLPLKNNNQFLPRPPKRGRRRKTSPEYDGPISNGQATPCSAAEADLKNDSDYSFMVSMVPHVKTLSAISNLKFRMEMARVLVELRKEDEQMLEGVGREGVGGLPRLTPAPDSSYASQPEEPQCYVSNSSYHNGSPESPSSYDFVDSSMIECDVKIENEALL from the exons ATGAAATCGGATAACTTCCGGCTCATAGCGGAGGTGGCCAAGCGCCGGTGCCTGTGGGACACCAACTTGGCCATGGCCTACCGCAACCAGGAGGCGGCGGCCCAGTGGGCCGCTGTGGCGCAGATTCTGCAGCAGGATG TCACCCTGTGCAAGAAGCGTTTCAAGGGAATGCGTGACAGCTACCGGGCGGAGGTGCGCAAGATCCAGCAGCAGCGCATCCAAATGTCCCACTGGACTTACTTTCGATCGCTGGAGTTTATGCGTCACCTCTTCGATCCGGAGCATCTGGTGCCCTTTCCCCCAGAGGTCTACGATCTGGACGCAGAACAGCAGGAAGACTGCGACTCCACCCGGCTGGTGGACTTTGCCATCGATGTGGACTTGGAAAACGATGACTCCGTTGACTTTGAGATCATCGGGGACATTTTCAAGCGCGAATCGTCGGTGCCCCAGGATTCGGGTTCAGATGGCGGTTCGCTAATCAAGCCTTTGGAGCCCAGATCCCCAGCTACCCAGGATCTCTCGCCCACCTTGCCTTCGCCCATGCACTTGCCGCTTAAAAACAATAACCAATTCCTGCCACGCCCGCCAAAAAGGGGTCGCCGTCGGAAGACCTCCCCCGAGTACGATGGCCCCATTTCGAATGGCCAGGCCACGCCGTGTTCTGCCGCTGAGGCCGACCTCAAGAACGATTCGGACTACAGCTTCATGGTGAGCATGGTGCCGCACGTTAAGACGCTGTCAGCCATCAGCAATCTAAAGTTTCGCATGGAGATGGCACGAGTTTTGGTGGAACTCCGGAAGGAGGATGAGCAGATGCTTGAAGGAGTGGGACGTGAAGGAGTGGGTGGCTTGCCGAGACTAACGCCCGCTCCGGATTCCAGTTACGCCTCTCAACCGGAGGAACCCCAATGCTATGTCTCCAATTCCAGTTACCACAACGGTAGCCCTGAATCCCCATCCTCGTACGACTTTGTAGACAGCTCC